One Lottiidibacillus patelloidae DNA segment encodes these proteins:
- a CDS encoding metal-dependent hydrolase, with translation MNITYYGHSVVLIEAGGKKIIIDPFITGNGLCPIKQEDLQADVILLTHGHNDHVGDTVELAKRNNAIVVAPFELATYLSWKGITTHPMHIGGSYTFDFGKVKLTPAFHGSSYEEEGQKIIYTGMPSGILFTHNDKTIYHAGDTALFSDMKLIGELNSIEMAFLPIGDNFTMGPEDAALAAQWLRAKTIVPIHFNTFPVIEQSPEQFIERLPDNNGLILKPGECITLS, from the coding sequence ATGAATATTACTTATTATGGACATTCTGTAGTATTAATTGAAGCTGGTGGAAAGAAGATAATAATTGATCCTTTCATAACTGGAAACGGGCTATGCCCTATTAAACAAGAAGACTTACAAGCAGACGTTATATTATTGACGCATGGGCATAATGATCATGTAGGTGATACGGTAGAACTCGCAAAGCGTAACAATGCTATCGTTGTAGCTCCGTTTGAATTAGCAACATATTTAAGCTGGAAAGGAATTACTACCCATCCGATGCATATCGGTGGCTCGTACACTTTCGATTTTGGTAAAGTAAAATTAACGCCTGCTTTCCATGGCTCGAGCTATGAAGAAGAAGGACAAAAGATTATTTATACTGGAATGCCTTCAGGAATCTTATTCACTCATAATGATAAAACAATTTATCACGCCGGGGACACAGCATTGTTCTCGGATATGAAGCTGATCGGAGAGCTAAATTCGATTGAGATGGCATTTTTACCGATTGGCGATAATTTTACGATGGGTCCTGAAGATGCTGCGCTTGCCGCCCAGTGGCTTCGAGCAAAAACTATAGTACCAATTCACTTTAATACTTTTCCTGTAATCGAGCAAAGCCCGGAACAATTTATTGAGCGTTTACCGGATAACAATGGGCTTATATTGAAGCCAGGCGAGTGTATTACGCTTTCATAA
- the crcB gene encoding fluoride efflux transporter CrcB, with amino-acid sequence MPKLVAVFVGGALGTVLRYFSMLLFNQTSFPFATFTVNMLGTLGLIIFYTLATHTFRLEDETKAFIATGLFGALTTFSALALEVSIYLTNEEYIQALLYMVISYLCGLLIAILGYRITLKITNNQVKQ; translated from the coding sequence ATGCCAAAACTTGTTGCAGTTTTTGTTGGAGGTGCTTTAGGTACGGTATTGAGATATTTCAGCATGCTGCTTTTCAATCAGACTAGTTTTCCTTTTGCTACATTTACAGTAAATATGCTAGGGACGTTAGGATTAATCATTTTTTATACGCTTGCAACTCACACTTTTCGATTAGAAGATGAAACTAAAGCTTTTATTGCTACTGGTTTATTTGGTGCTCTTACCACCTTTTCAGCACTAGCTTTAGAAGTATCAATCTATCTGACAAATGAAGAATACATACAAGCTCTTTTATACATGGTGATAAGTTATTTATGTGGCTTATTGATTGCAATACTCGGATATAGAATTACGCTAAAAATAACTAATAATCAGGTGAAACAATAA
- the ald gene encoding alanine dehydrogenase, which produces MRIGVPAEIKNNENRVAMTPAGVVSLVRNGHEVFIETGAGLGSSFTDEQYIEAGAQIVETAADAWSMEMVMKVKEPLPEEYGYFYPGLILFTYLHLAPEPELTKALIENKVVGIAYETVQATNGSLPLLTPMSEVAGRMASQIGAQFLERPHGGKGILLSGVPGVRRGKVAIIGGGVVGTNAAKMAIGLGADVTILDLSPERLRQLDDIFGNSVNTLMSNPFNIADAVREADLVIGAVLIPGAKAPRLVTEDMIKSMKPGSVVVDVAIDQGGIFATTDRITTHDAPTYEKHGVVHYAVANMPGAVPRTSTIALTNVTVPYAVQIANKGYVQACLDNEALLHGINTMNGFVTYPAVAEAQGFQTIDARTMLEAK; this is translated from the coding sequence ATGCGTATAGGAGTACCGGCTGAAATTAAAAACAATGAAAACCGTGTGGCTATGACGCCAGCGGGAGTAGTATCTTTAGTTAGAAATGGTCACGAAGTATTTATCGAAACAGGGGCAGGTTTAGGCTCTTCTTTCACAGATGAACAATATATAGAAGCAGGAGCACAAATTGTTGAAACTGCTGCAGATGCATGGTCAATGGAAATGGTTATGAAAGTAAAAGAGCCATTACCAGAAGAGTATGGGTATTTTTATCCAGGATTAATTTTATTTACATATTTACATTTAGCTCCAGAACCGGAACTAACAAAAGCGTTAATTGAAAATAAAGTCGTTGGAATTGCTTATGAGACTGTACAAGCTACAAATGGTTCATTACCTCTTTTAACACCTATGAGTGAAGTTGCAGGTCGTATGGCTTCTCAAATTGGTGCACAATTTTTAGAGCGCCCACATGGTGGAAAAGGTATCTTACTAAGTGGAGTACCAGGAGTAAGACGTGGTAAAGTTGCGATTATCGGTGGTGGTGTCGTAGGAACGAACGCTGCTAAAATGGCAATTGGACTAGGTGCAGACGTAACTATTTTAGACTTAAGTCCAGAGCGTTTACGTCAATTAGATGACATTTTCGGAAATTCAGTTAATACATTAATGTCTAATCCTTTTAATATTGCAGACGCTGTTAGAGAAGCTGATTTAGTTATTGGTGCAGTATTAATTCCAGGTGCTAAAGCGCCTCGCTTAGTTACTGAGGATATGATTAAGTCAATGAAACCAGGCTCAGTAGTAGTTGACGTTGCAATTGACCAAGGTGGAATTTTTGCAACGACAGATCGCATCACAACACATGATGCACCTACTTATGAAAAACACGGTGTCGTTCATTACGCAGTTGCAAATATGCCAGGTGCAGTACCTCGTACATCAACAATTGCACTTACTAATGTGACAGTTCCTTATGCTGTACAAATTGCAAATAAAGGTTATGTACAAGCATGTTTAGATAATGAAGCATTACTACATGGAATTAACACTATGAATGGTTTCGTAACGTATCCAGCTGTTGCAGAAGCGCAAGGCTTTCAAACAATAGATGCTAGAACGATGTTAGAAGCTAAATAA
- a CDS encoding EcsC family protein: protein MKITRDEQLMNEIKDWEMELLNYFPNDFEQYYEKWISAAFRKIDKAKREAFLSKIDTYLFHLHAFIENSQSLHEKKLYYIRKARTFDTNVRELSDIRSLPIDQIIYMAEQDVAKQRLLSLVQGGLTGYGGGFTIADLPFTFILNLRAIQNVSISYGYDINIPSELMISLKVFHASIMPKRMKGEAWNRLWKEVSKVEEDAFFYEGEENFSNINTVTVGALQFLKLLFIRSCRSKDNIPFLSIALGAGINYKFTKEITEFAQKFYQKRLLFERK from the coding sequence ATGAAGATTACTCGTGATGAGCAATTAATGAATGAAATTAAAGATTGGGAGATGGAGTTGCTCAATTATTTTCCTAATGATTTTGAACAATATTATGAAAAATGGATAAGTGCTGCTTTTCGTAAAATAGACAAAGCAAAAAGGGAAGCTTTTTTGTCTAAAATAGATACGTATCTTTTCCACTTACATGCTTTTATTGAAAACTCGCAATCACTCCATGAAAAAAAGTTATATTATATTCGCAAAGCAAGAACTTTTGATACAAATGTTAGAGAATTATCCGATATTAGAAGCTTGCCGATTGATCAAATTATTTACATGGCAGAACAAGATGTTGCAAAACAGCGGTTGCTGTCACTTGTGCAAGGTGGATTAACAGGCTATGGTGGAGGATTTACAATTGCAGACTTACCATTCACGTTTATATTAAATTTACGGGCAATCCAAAATGTTTCTATCAGCTATGGATATGATATTAATATTCCATCGGAGTTAATGATTTCTTTAAAAGTGTTTCATGCATCAATCATGCCAAAAAGGATGAAAGGTGAAGCTTGGAATAGGCTTTGGAAAGAAGTAAGTAAGGTAGAAGAAGATGCTTTTTTTTACGAGGGAGAAGAGAATTTTTCAAACATTAACACGGTAACAGTCGGTGCTCTACAATTTTTGAAACTATTGTTTATTCGCTCCTGTCGATCAAAAGATAACATTCCATTTTTAAGTATCGCGCTCGGTGCAGGTATTAATTATAAATTCACGAAGGAAATTACCGAGTTTGCACAAAAATTTTATCAGAAACGTCTATTATTTGAAAGAAAGTAA
- a CDS encoding P-loop NTPase family protein: MERIMVIGVSAGVGKSTLTRNLGKKLNIPVYYLDCHYWNPGWKEASEDQFRERQKKIVANEKWVIDGNYSSTMNERLPYADTIIYIELPRWFAIYQVLKRWLTHLGKEREDRAEGCTEQMEWGFLHFIWTTYKGRKKKFRKMLKDLKSEKRVIILNSRKEIDKFLHEL; encoded by the coding sequence ATGGAAAGAATTATGGTAATTGGAGTTTCGGCTGGAGTTGGTAAATCTACGTTAACACGAAATCTCGGAAAGAAATTAAATATACCTGTCTATTATTTAGATTGTCACTATTGGAATCCAGGTTGGAAGGAAGCTAGTGAAGATCAATTTAGGGAAAGACAAAAAAAGATTGTAGCTAATGAAAAGTGGGTTATTGATGGAAATTATAGCAGCACGATGAATGAACGCTTGCCATATGCCGATACAATTATATACATTGAGCTTCCGAGATGGTTTGCGATCTATCAAGTGCTAAAACGTTGGCTAACACATTTAGGTAAAGAGAGAGAAGACCGTGCCGAAGGTTGTACAGAACAAATGGAATGGGGCTTCTTACATTTTATTTGGACGACATATAAAGGACGGAAGAAAAAATTTAGAAAAATGCTGAAAGATTTGAAGTCGGAAAAACGAGTAATAATACTAAACTCAAGGAAAGAGATTGACAAATTCTTGCATGAATTATAA
- a CDS encoding purine-cytosine permease family protein, whose amino-acid sequence MTTNTRTNSSAIEKFGLDAVPAHLKTTSWYNYFFIQIAISVNAGNVLVPALAVLEGGLSAPAAVLSTFLGGLLAFFFVSLLSKPGATDGIPSQYAIRTFLGTKNARFFASPVRTLTSLYWFAVQTIGGTYIIVELFQRAFNIKLPFIATASVLSILIGLLALVGFHAIKKITTMFLPLLLIGGIIMLYLLFTGFEGQHSFAIAFGKGQDDPLTMIFYASLAFVQYVSGVSSASDLSRYAKSERHAFWGLLSGNSLGFIMTAMLGAYSASLAGNWNPFVTTSRLTDSVLLLTIIFLTAVISLININLSNAYTAGFSLLNTFSFLGRIKSAVIIMLIGTLLSMMPTLVDEAKIFISSLGAVVIPLSAVIVTDFLLSKHESYTRQYYPLNRIALYSLIVGTILYIVIPNELSPGFITFVITAIFYIIVSKIFGKGKFKNEVI is encoded by the coding sequence ATGACTACTAATACGAGAACAAATTCGAGTGCGATAGAAAAGTTCGGTCTTGATGCCGTGCCAGCACATTTAAAAACTACTTCTTGGTACAATTACTTTTTTATTCAAATAGCCATTTCCGTGAATGCGGGTAATGTTTTAGTGCCAGCGTTAGCTGTCTTAGAAGGTGGACTTTCAGCTCCAGCAGCAGTTTTAAGTACATTTTTAGGAGGGTTACTTGCTTTTTTCTTTGTCTCTTTATTATCAAAGCCTGGAGCAACGGATGGGATTCCGTCGCAATATGCCATTCGGACATTTTTAGGAACTAAGAATGCTCGATTTTTCGCCTCACCAGTTCGAACATTAACTTCATTATACTGGTTTGCTGTACAAACGATTGGTGGTACATATATTATTGTTGAGCTTTTTCAACGGGCGTTTAATATTAAACTTCCGTTTATTGCAACAGCTTCTGTCCTTTCTATACTTATTGGCCTGCTCGCATTAGTTGGATTTCATGCGATAAAAAAGATAACTACAATGTTTCTACCACTACTTCTTATAGGTGGAATTATCATGTTATACCTACTATTCACTGGCTTTGAAGGACAACATTCGTTTGCCATAGCTTTTGGAAAAGGACAAGACGATCCTTTAACGATGATATTTTATGCGAGTTTAGCATTTGTTCAGTATGTCTCAGGTGTTAGTAGCGCTTCAGATTTATCACGCTATGCAAAAAGTGAGCGTCATGCTTTTTGGGGGCTATTAAGTGGTAATAGTCTTGGATTTATTATGACTGCAATGCTCGGAGCTTATAGTGCATCCCTTGCTGGTAACTGGAATCCTTTTGTAACAACAAGTAGATTAACTGATTCTGTTTTACTATTAACAATTATTTTTCTAACAGCTGTTATTTCGTTAATAAATATAAATTTAAGTAACGCTTATACGGCCGGTTTTAGCTTATTAAATACCTTCTCATTTCTTGGACGAATTAAAAGTGCTGTCATTATTATGCTAATTGGGACGTTATTAAGTATGATGCCTACGCTTGTAGATGAAGCTAAAATATTTATTTCAAGTTTAGGTGCTGTTGTTATCCCTTTATCTGCCGTTATAGTTACTGATTTTCTTCTAAGTAAACATGAAAGTTATACACGGCAATATTACCCGCTAAACCGAATAGCCTTATACTCCTTAATAGTTGGAACAATTTTGTATATTGTAATTCCAAATGAACTGTCACCTGGATTTATTACGTTTGTCATCACTGCAATTTTTTATATAATTGTCAGCAAAATCTTTGGTAAAGGGAAATTTAAAAATGAAGTTATCTGA
- a CDS encoding cysteine hydrolase family protein codes for MKKEALLIVDMSNDFVADDGGLTAGEPAQRIVPYIIDQADQFLKNGGHVVVTMDAHEKNDPHFQLWPVHNVIGTEGQKLFGDLHKWYDKNAGNDSVHYVPKANYNAFHNTNLAELLRSHDVEKVHIVGVCTDICDFLTVAGADAEGFKTVAHKRGMATFTENHELFTNHMKLCFHTEIIE; via the coding sequence ATGAAAAAAGAAGCCTTATTAATTGTTGATATGAGTAATGATTTTGTCGCAGATGACGGCGGGTTAACAGCAGGTGAGCCTGCACAAAGAATAGTTCCTTATATTATTGACCAAGCTGATCAATTTTTAAAAAATGGTGGCCATGTAGTCGTTACAATGGATGCTCATGAAAAAAACGATCCACATTTTCAACTTTGGCCAGTCCATAATGTAATTGGAACAGAAGGCCAGAAACTTTTTGGTGATTTACACAAGTGGTACGATAAAAATGCTGGAAATGACTCAGTTCATTACGTACCGAAAGCAAATTACAATGCCTTTCACAATACAAATTTAGCTGAACTTTTACGAAGTCATGATGTAGAAAAGGTACATATAGTTGGTGTTTGTACAGATATTTGTGATTTCCTAACGGTTGCCGGCGCAGATGCAGAAGGATTTAAAACAGTTGCACATAAACGAGGGATGGCGACATTTACAGAAAACCATGAATTATTTACTAATCATATGAAACTATGTTTTCACACAGAAATCATTGAATAA
- a CDS encoding acetate kinase, producing the protein MAKIMAINAGSSSLKFQLLEMPKETVLTKGVVERIGLNDSIFSIYVDGKKVEETTDIPDHSVAVNMLLEKLINFNIISSLDEIDGIGHRVVHGGEVFSDSVVITDEIIAKIEEISELAPLHNPANLVGIRAFKEVLPHVSAVAVFDTAFHQTMPEQSFLYSLPYEYYKNYGIRKYGFHGTSHKYVSERTAQLLGRPLEQLRLISCHLGNGASIAAIEGGRSIDTSMGFTPLAGVTMGTRSGNIDPALIPYIMEKTDNTAEKVLDILNKKSGILGVSGFSSDLRDIEFEAERGNKRAELALEVFASRIHKYIGSYAARMHGVDAIIFTAGIGENSDVIRARVLKGLEFMGVYWDPALNKVRGKEVFLNFPHSPVKVLIVPTNEEVMIARDTIRLTS; encoded by the coding sequence TTGGCTAAAATAATGGCAATCAACGCAGGGAGTTCTTCACTAAAGTTTCAATTATTAGAAATGCCAAAAGAAACTGTACTTACAAAAGGTGTGGTTGAACGTATTGGATTAAATGATTCGATTTTCTCCATTTATGTTGATGGTAAAAAAGTTGAAGAGACAACAGATATTCCTGATCACAGTGTAGCTGTGAATATGTTGTTGGAAAAGTTAATCAATTTTAATATTATTTCTTCTTTAGATGAAATTGATGGCATAGGGCATCGTGTTGTCCATGGCGGAGAAGTATTTTCAGACTCTGTCGTAATTACCGATGAAATCATCGCTAAAATAGAAGAAATTTCAGAATTAGCACCGTTACATAATCCTGCTAACCTTGTAGGGATTAGAGCTTTTAAAGAAGTTTTACCACACGTTTCTGCGGTTGCTGTCTTCGATACAGCATTTCATCAAACAATGCCTGAACAATCATTCTTATACAGCTTACCTTATGAATACTATAAAAATTATGGTATCCGTAAATACGGTTTTCATGGGACTTCACATAAGTATGTATCAGAAAGAACAGCACAGCTTTTAGGAAGACCATTAGAACAATTGCGACTTATTTCTTGCCACTTAGGAAATGGTGCTAGTATTGCTGCAATAGAAGGTGGGAGATCCATCGATACCTCAATGGGATTCACACCTTTAGCTGGTGTAACAATGGGGACTAGATCAGGTAATATCGACCCAGCACTCATTCCTTATATTATGGAAAAAACAGATAATACTGCTGAGAAAGTACTAGATATCTTAAATAAAAAGAGTGGAATTTTAGGAGTATCAGGCTTTTCAAGTGATTTACGAGACATTGAATTTGAAGCGGAACGTGGTAATAAAAGAGCGGAGCTTGCATTAGAAGTATTCGCTTCTCGTATTCATAAGTATATCGGATCATATGCTGCTAGAATGCATGGAGTGGATGCAATAATTTTCACAGCCGGAATTGGCGAAAATAGTGATGTCATCCGTGCACGAGTATTAAAAGGGTTAGAATTTATGGGAGTATATTGGGATCCAGCTTTAAATAAAGTAAGAGGAAAAGAAGTTTTCCTTAACTTCCCTCATTCCCCGGTTAAAGTTTTAATCGTTCCAACAAATGAAGAAGTGATGATTGCACGAGATACTATACGTTTAACATCATAA
- a CDS encoding DUF3934 family protein encodes MSKAKGKSGTGRGTGKKGWNRWQKSSKKKSAKPYTSKNVKHGDAKPEGSKEIKKTD; translated from the coding sequence ATGAGTAAAGCAAAAGGAAAAAGTGGCACAGGTCGTGGAACTGGTAAAAAAGGCTGGAATCGTTGGCAAAAAAGTTCTAAGAAAAAGAGTGCTAAACCTTATACTAGTAAAAATGTGAAACATGGTGATGCAAAGCCTGAAGGAAGTAAAGAAATAAAAAAGACAGATTAA
- a CDS encoding aminoglycoside phosphotransferase/kinase family protein, whose amino-acid sequence MKLSEHILQSFAIKGEKVPLLGGQNTSVKVGNVVFKPIDDTVHYEWISSVIENLSPKGYRLAKPVRDTHGFFVNDGWICNTFESGQEKDGCVNEKLYVSRLFHQDLTHISVNNFQQPRNAWETGHQVAWQQEAIPEDISFEAKVIIKDLLAKVTLKNHYNKQIVHGDLSGNVLFHKSLPPLIIDFSPTVAPVEYAEAILVCDCIAWQGSMVSELNVLPLNDYYEMIIRAIVFRLTVAAIFSKNNKDNFLNEYECFKPIIDFVK is encoded by the coding sequence ATGAAGTTATCTGAGCATATCTTACAAAGTTTTGCTATAAAGGGAGAGAAAGTACCCTTGCTTGGGGGACAAAACACTTCTGTAAAAGTCGGGAATGTTGTATTCAAACCTATTGATGATACAGTTCACTATGAATGGATATCTTCTGTTATTGAAAATCTTTCACCTAAAGGTTATCGCCTTGCTAAGCCAGTTAGAGATACGCATGGATTTTTTGTCAATGACGGTTGGATATGTAATACGTTTGAAAGCGGGCAAGAAAAAGACGGGTGTGTGAATGAAAAATTATACGTTTCAAGACTTTTCCATCAGGATTTAACTCACATATCTGTTAATAATTTTCAGCAACCTCGGAATGCTTGGGAAACTGGGCATCAAGTAGCATGGCAACAAGAAGCGATTCCCGAAGACATCTCGTTTGAAGCAAAGGTAATAATTAAAGACCTGCTAGCAAAGGTAACTCTTAAAAACCACTATAACAAACAAATTGTGCACGGCGATTTATCTGGAAATGTTCTTTTCCATAAATCTTTACCGCCGTTAATTATTGATTTTTCACCAACAGTTGCACCAGTTGAATATGCAGAAGCAATATTGGTCTGTGATTGTATTGCCTGGCAAGGAAGTATGGTTAGTGAATTAAATGTTTTACCTCTTAATGATTATTATGAAATGATTATTCGGGCAATTGTATTTAGACTGACTGTAGCAGCTATTTTTTCTAAGAATAATAAAGATAACTTTCTTAATGAATATGAATGTTTTAAACCAATCATTGATTTCGTTAAATAA
- a CDS encoding M24 family metallopeptidase has protein sequence MKGFVSLHTRIQQYTKWLNDKNIDFSFITSTPNVFYLSKFYSNPHERLLGIGIFANEEPFLVCPKMEVGQARAAGWDFEIIGYSDTENPWQFMQESIQKRNVTVNSCAIESSHLTYERSEQLRHILGGATFISAEEKLHYMRMVKDDQEISILREAAKLADFGVEVGVSALASGKTEMEVLAQIEFELKKKGIREMSFSTMVLYGEKSADPHGNPGLKKLANGDFVLFDLGVVLDGYCSDITRTVAYGDVSDKQKEIYNTVLKAEVSALEACKIGTRIGDLDKIARGIITEAGYGEYFPHRLGHGLGIDVHEFPSMNETNNDLLQEGMTFTIEPGIYVPSVGGVRIEDDVLITKDGYESLTQFPKELQIIK, from the coding sequence ATGAAGGGATTTGTTAGTTTGCATACTAGAATTCAGCAATATACAAAATGGCTAAACGATAAAAATATTGATTTTTCTTTTATTACATCAACACCAAATGTATTTTACTTAAGTAAATTTTATTCTAATCCACACGAAAGATTATTAGGGATTGGTATCTTTGCTAATGAGGAACCTTTTTTAGTTTGTCCGAAAATGGAAGTAGGGCAAGCTCGAGCTGCAGGATGGGACTTTGAAATTATCGGGTATAGTGATACAGAAAATCCGTGGCAGTTCATGCAAGAAAGTATCCAAAAACGGAATGTAACTGTAAATTCATGCGCAATTGAAAGTAGTCATCTCACTTATGAACGCAGTGAGCAATTAAGGCACATTTTAGGTGGAGCCACATTTATTTCTGCTGAGGAAAAACTCCACTACATGCGAATGGTAAAAGATGACCAGGAAATTTCAATTCTTCGTGAAGCGGCGAAACTCGCTGACTTTGGAGTAGAGGTTGGTGTTTCAGCACTTGCTAGCGGAAAAACGGAAATGGAAGTTTTGGCACAAATAGAATTTGAATTAAAGAAAAAGGGTATTCGAGAAATGTCCTTTTCAACAATGGTTCTTTATGGAGAAAAGTCGGCGGACCCTCATGGGAATCCTGGATTGAAAAAGTTAGCGAATGGTGATTTCGTCTTATTTGATTTAGGCGTTGTCCTTGACGGTTATTGTTCAGACATTACGAGAACTGTTGCCTACGGTGACGTATCAGATAAGCAAAAAGAGATTTATAATACCGTTTTAAAAGCAGAAGTGTCAGCTCTTGAAGCTTGCAAAATTGGAACGAGAATCGGCGACTTAGATAAAATTGCCCGCGGAATTATTACAGAGGCTGGTTATGGTGAATACTTCCCGCATCGCTTAGGACACGGATTAGGTATTGACGTTCATGAATTTCCATCAATGAATGAAACGAACAATGACTTATTGCAAGAAGGAATGACGTTTACGATTGAACCTGGCATTTACGTTCCTTCAGTTGGCGGTGTGCGAATTGAGGATGACGTATTAATTACAAAAGATGGCTATGAAAGTTTGACGCAATTTCCGAAGGAATTACAAATTATTAAGTAA
- a CDS encoding sigma-70 family RNA polymerase sigma factor, whose amino-acid sequence MTVLKLVKKAQKGNDKAFLKLFQSHEEDIYRMAYVYVKNENDALDVVQEVAYKAFKSIHTLKQPQYFKTWLLKITIASAINVIKKNKKVIPLKKEYDGLFREEGKDIPLHLTLHDLIQRLNEDEKSVIILKYYQEHTFQEIAELLDIPLGTTKSLLYRALTKLRDDIKKEDLYE is encoded by the coding sequence ATTACAGTCCTTAAGCTGGTTAAGAAAGCACAAAAAGGTAATGATAAGGCATTTTTAAAGCTTTTTCAAAGTCATGAAGAAGATATCTACCGAATGGCTTACGTGTATGTAAAAAATGAAAATGATGCATTAGATGTTGTACAAGAGGTAGCTTATAAAGCCTTTAAGAGCATACATACTCTTAAACAACCACAGTATTTCAAAACTTGGCTACTAAAAATAACCATTGCATCTGCAATAAACGTTATAAAAAAGAACAAAAAAGTGATTCCATTAAAAAAGGAATATGATGGGTTGTTTCGAGAGGAAGGTAAAGACATTCCTCTTCATTTAACATTACATGACTTAATTCAAAGGTTAAATGAAGATGAAAAATCAGTAATCATCTTAAAATATTATCAGGAACATACATTTCAAGAAATAGCAGAGCTATTGGACATACCTTTAGGAACAACAAAATCCCTTTTATACCGAGCTTTAACAAAACTCCGCGATGACATAAAGAAGGAGGATTTATATGAGTAA
- a CDS encoding fluoride efflux transporter FluC has translation MDILFIALAGGLGATLRFVITNKMEKINNQYIPYATFAINVLGSFIIGFVFGISESLIALIISIGFLGGFTTYSTFMYESLHILQRGRWKRTLFYGASTFIIGIGFVFVGGLAGQAFVHFLK, from the coding sequence ATGGATATTCTTTTTATTGCACTAGCTGGTGGACTAGGTGCGACGTTAAGGTTTGTAATAACTAATAAGATGGAGAAAATTAATAACCAATACATCCCGTATGCTACTTTTGCTATTAATGTATTAGGTTCATTTATCATTGGTTTTGTTTTTGGTATTTCAGAGTCACTTATTGCCTTGATAATTTCAATAGGATTTTTAGGTGGATTTACAACGTATTCAACTTTTATGTATGAATCTTTGCATATATTACAAAGAGGAAGATGGAAGCGAACTCTATTTTATGGAGCAAGTACTTTTATTATCGGTATAGGCTTTGTATTTGTTGGAGGACTTGCTGGACAAGCTTTTGTCCATTTCCTTAAGTAG